The Fusarium graminearum PH-1 chromosome 2, whole genome shotgun sequence genome includes a region encoding these proteins:
- a CDS encoding glycine dehydrogenase, with protein sequence MMSATRIGQRLARQSRRSPITLQPRLTQTIRLNAVSSRAFSVTATTQAPRFVESQSSTKLHEHELFSRRHIGSESSEQTEMLKMLDPPVSSMEEFLEQTIPPQVRRKQKGLNLVEQWYEGGAETAVPVNGRTEHYIQKEMRKLAKNNKVYESFIGAGYYGTLVPAVIQRNVLENPAWYTSYTPYQAEISQGRLQSLLNFQTLITDLTGLDIANASVLDEATAAAEAMTMSMANAPKGKGQKTFVVSENCHPQTISVLQSRAEGFNIKLVIGDVLADNSKLVREVEGDLIGTLIQYPDTHGGVHDYQALADIVHEKKALLSASTDLLALTMLKPPGDFGADIAIGNSQRFGVPLGYGGPHAAFFATSEKYKRKIPGRLVGVSKDRLGKPALRLALQTREQHIRREKATSNICTAQALLANMSAFYAVYHGPKGLKTIAEDIWSKTRLAQSLILEKGEFKLHTEGLREDGSVLFDTVTLKGSPEAIAKVHEKADSQSINLRRVADDKVGFSLHEGVTLESLGNLVKIFGVSESDFNAALESDKAKFLNDEIPASLQRKSAYLEQPVFNQYHTETELLRYIYHLQSKDVSLVHSMIPLGSCTMKLNATTEMLPVSDPGINNIHPFAPVEQASGYQALISSLAKNLSEITGMDATTLQPNSGAQGEFAGLRCIKAYHEARSGEKRKVCLIPVSAHGTNPASAAMAGMKVVTVKCDGKTGNLDIEDLKAKCVKHADELAAIMVTYPSTFGVFEPEIKQVCDLVHEHGGLVYMDGANMNAQIGLCSPGDIGADVCHLNLHKTFCIPHGGGGPGVGPIAVKKHLAPYLPGHPEIDPQRIGAERDSTAVAPISAAPWGSASILPISHTYILMMGGDGLTKQTGTALLNANYIMSRLLPHYKVVYTNAQGRCAHEFILDVRPFKDTAGVEVADIAKRLADYGFHSPTMSFPVSGTLMIEPTESESRAELDRFCDALIQIRKEIADIESGKVPRKNNILTNAPHPQEDLLSSEWDRPYTREEAAYPLPWLREKKMWPSVGRVDDAYGDTNLFCTCPPVEGSEDL encoded by the coding sequence atgatgtcTGCTACTCGTATCGGACAACGGCTCGCCCGTCAGTCTCGTCGCTCCCCCATCACCCTTCAACCTCGCCTCACACAAACAATTCGTCTCAATGCCGTCTCATCAAGGGCATTCTCAGTCACAGCCACCACCCAGGCTCCTCGCTTCGTCGAGTCCCAGAGCAGTACCAAACTGCATGAGCATGAGCTCTTCTCAAGGAGGCACATCGGCAGCGAGTCGAGCGAGCAAACAGAAATGCTCAAGATGCTCGACCCTCCCGTGAGCTCCATGGAGGAGTTCCTCGAACAGACTATCCCCCCGCAGGTCAGGAGGAAGCAAAAGGGTCTTAACCTCGTTGAGCAGTGGTACGAGGGCGGCGCCGAAACCGCTGTCCCTGTTAATGGTCGCACCGAGCACTACATCCAGAAGGAGATGCGCAAGCTCgcaaagaacaacaaggtTTACGAGTCTTTCATCGGTGCTGGTTACTACGGAACTCTTGTTCCTGCTGTTATCCAGCGCAATGTTCTCGAGAACCCTGCTTGGTATACCAGCTACACTCCCTACCAGGCTGAGATCAGCCAGGGTCGCCTTCAGTCCCTCCTCAACTTCCAGACTCTCATCACCGATTTGACCGGTCTTGACATTGCCAATGCCTCTGTTCTCGACGAGGCTACCGCCGCTGCCGAGGCCATGACCATGTCAATGGCCAACGCccccaagggcaagggcCAAAAGACCTTTGTCGTCTCAGAGAACTGCCACCCACAGACCATCTCCGTCCTGCAGTCCCGAGCTGAGggcttcaacatcaagctcgtcatTGGTGATGTTCTTGCTGATAACTCTAAGCTCGTCCGCGAAGTCGAGGGTGACCTCATTGGCACTCTGATCCAGTACCCCGATACCCACGGTGGTGTCCACGACTACCAGGCCCTCGCCGATATCGtccacgagaagaaggctctcCTCAGCGCATCTACCGATCTGCTCGCTCTTACCATGCTCAAGCCCCCTGGAGACTTTGGCGCTGACATTGCCATTGGTAACTCTCAGCGATTCGGTGTTCCTCTGGGCTACGGTGGTCCCCACGCTGCCTTCTTTGCCACATCTGAGAAGTACAAGCGCAAGATCCCCGGTCGTCTCGTTGGTGTTTCCAAGGATCGTCTCGGAAAGCCTGCTCTTCGTCTTGCTCTCCAGACTCGTGAGCAGCACATTCGACGTGAAAAGGCTACCAGCAACATCTGCACTGCCCAGGCTCTTCTCGCCAACATGTCTGCTTTCTACGCTGTCTATCACGGTcccaagggtctcaagacTATCGCTGAGGATATCTGGAGCAAGACCCGTCTCGCTCAGagcctcatccttgagaAGGGCGAGTTCAAGCTCCACACTGAGGGTCTCCGCGAGGATGGCTCTGTTCTTTTCGACACTGTCACTCTCAAGGGCTCTCCTGAGGCTATTGCCAAGGTCCACGAGAAGGCTGATTCTCAGAGCATCAACCTCCGCCGCGTCGCCGATGACAAGGTTGGCTTCTCTCTCCACGAGGGTGTCACCCTTGAGAGCCTCggcaaccttgtcaagatctttggCGTTTCCGAGTCTGACTTTAACGCCGCTCTCGAGTcagacaaggccaagttcctcaacgATGAGATCCCCGCTTCTCTCCAGCGAAAATCTGCCTATCTCGAGCAGCCTGTCTTCAACCAGTACCACACCGAGACCGAGCTTCTTCGATACATCTACCACCTCCAGTCTAAGGATGTCTCTCTCGTACACTCCATGATCCCTCTGGGCTCTTGCACCATGAAGCTCAACGCCACCACCGAGATGCTCCCCGTTTCCGACCCCggtatcaacaacatccacccCTTCGCCCCTGTCGAGCAGGCTTCCGGTTACCAGGCCCTTATCAGCTCCCTCGCCAAGAACTTGTCCGAGATCACTGGTATGGACGCTACAACTCTGCAGCCCAACTCTGGTGCTCAGGGTGAGTTTGCCGGTCTTCGCTGCATAAAGGCCTACCACGAGGCTCGCTCTGGCGAGAAGCGAAAGGTTTGCCTGATCCCCGTTTCTGCCCACGGTACCAACCCTGCCTCGGCCGCTATGGCTGGCATGAAGGTCGTCACCGTCAAGTGTGACGGCAAGACTGGTAACCTGGACAttgaggatctcaaggccaagtgTGTCAAGCACGCTGATGAGCTCGCTGCTATCATGGTTACCTACCCCTCCACctttggtgtctttgagCCCGAGATTAAGCAAGTCTGCGATCTTGTTCACGAGCACGGTGGTCTCGTCTACATGGACGGTGCCAACATGAACGCCCAGATCGGTCTTTGCTCTCCTGGTGATATCGGCGCTGATGTCTGCCATCTTAACCTCCACAAGACCTTCTGTATTCCCcacggtggtggtggcccTGGTGTCGGTCCTATTGCCGTCAAGAAGCACCTCGCTCCTTACCTGCCTGGTCACCCTGAGATCGACCCTCAGCGCATTGGTGCCGAGCGTGATAGCACCGCTGTTGCTCCCATCAGTGCCGCTCCTTGGGGTAGCGCTTCCATTCTTCCCATCAGCCACACTTATATCCTCATGATGGGTGGTGATGGTCTTACCAAGCAAACTGGTACCGCtctcctcaacgccaactaCATCATGTCCCGCCTCCTCCCCCACTACAAGGTCGTCTACACCAACGCCCAGGGCCGATGCGCTCACGAGTTCATCCTGGACGTCCGACCCTTCAAGGACACAGccggtgttgaggttgccGACATTGCCAAACGATTGGCCGATTACGGTTTCCACTCTCCTACCATGAGTTTCCCCGTCTCAGGAACCCTCATGATCGAGCCCACCGAGTCTGAATCTCGAGCTGAGCTTGACCGCTTCTGCGACGCCCTCATCCAGATCCGCAAGGAGATCGCCGACATCGAGTCTGGCAAGGTTCCCCGCAAGAACAACATCCTCACCAACGCCCCTCATCCCCAAGAAGACCTCCTCTCCTCCGAGTGGGACCGCCCCTACACCCGTGAGGAGGCAGCCTACCCTCTCCCCTGGCTCcgggagaagaagatgtggCCCTCTGTCGGCCGAGTGGATGATGCTTACGGTGACACCAACCTGTTCTGCACATGCCCTCCTGTCGAGGGATCTGAGGACTTGTAA
- a CDS encoding glycine cleavage system H protein, translated as MSGLFARQAWATASKVRSTALRAPKVAFTCRVNNIAPRRSFSVSMNLLARKYTESHEWIDVAADGKTCTIGISNYAAEALGDVVYVELPAVGEETAQGESFGSVESVKSASDINSPVSGSVVEVNDPIVETPADLGKDPEKSGWLIKVEAEDVSALDALMDEAAYAEHIKGEH; from the exons atgTCTGGTCTCTTTGCTCGTCAAGCTTGGGCTACTGCCTCCAAGGTCCGATCTACTGCTCTGCGAGCACCAAAGGTTGCGTTTACCTGCAGAGTCAACAACATTGCTCCCCGACGATCATTTTCAGTTTCCATGAACC TTCTGGCTAGAAAATACACTGAGAGCCACGAATGGATTGACGTAGCCGCCGATGGCAAGACCT GCACAATTGGCATTTCAAACTACGCCGCTGAAGCTCTCGGCGACGTAGTCTACGTGGAACTCCCCGCAGTAGGCGAAGAGACAGCCCAGGGCGAGTCCTTTGGCAGCGTCGAGTCCGTCAAGTCAGCCTCTGACATCAACTCGCCCGTTTCTGGTTCCGTCGTCGAGGTCAACGACCCCATCGTCGAGACACCTGCTGATCTCGGCAAGGACCCTGAGAAGAGTGGCTGGttgatcaaggttgaggctgaggatgtTTCTGCTTTGGATGCACTGATGGATGAGGCTGCTTATGCCGAGCACATCAAGGGGGAGCACTAA
- a CDS encoding serine hydroxymethyltransferase has product MMNMRLLRQQCLRTKPSLATRISTRGFASQKDLLGSSLEQGDPEIHAILKREEKRQNHFINLIPSENFTSRSVLDALGSVMQNKYSEGYPGARYYGGNEHIDEAERLCQSRALETFRLDPEKWGVNVQPLSGSPANLYAYSAILNTHDRIMGLDLPHGGHLSHGYQIPGKKISMISKYYETFPYRLNEETGLIDYEKLRENALLYRPKVIVAGTSAYSRLIDYERMRAIANEAGAYLLSDMAHVSGLVAAGVIGTPFDDSDIVTTTTHKSLRGPRGAMIFYRKGVRSTDKKGKQIMYDLEGPINASVFPGHQGGPHNHTITALAVALKQAQTPEFKDYQEKVLANSQAMANQLTDLGYSLVSGGTDNHLVLVDLKPKGIDGARVERVLELVGVASNKNTVPGDRSALKPGGLRLGTPAMTTRGFNGEDFKRVADIVDRGVKITLAVDKDARAAAEAKGAKNPGTVKNFLEFLGDGSSVKEIAALRDEVAEWVGGFPQPWLKS; this is encoded by the exons atgatgaacatgagGCTTCTTCGGCAGCAATGCCTTCGCACCAAGCCATCACTGGCTACGCGCATTTCCACCAGAGGTTTCGCATCTCAAAAAGAT CTCCTCGGTTCAAGCCTCGAGCAAGGCGACCCTGAGATCCATGCCATTCTCAAGCGC GAAGAGAAGCGTCAGAAccacttcatcaacctcatccCCTCCGAAAACTTCACCTCGCGATCAGTTCTCGATGCCCTAGGCAGTGTCATGCAAAACAAGTACTCCGAGGGCTACCCAGGAGCACGATACTACGGCGGCAATGAACACATCGATGAGGCCGAACGTCTTTGCCAATCCAGAGCTCTCGAGACTTTCCGTCTTGACCCCGAGAAGTGGGGTGTCAACGTTCAGC CACTCTCTGGATCCCCAGCCAACCTCTACGCTTACTCTGCTATCCTCAACACCCACGATCGCATCATGGGTCTTGACCTTCCCCATGGAGGCCATCTCTCCCACGGCTACCAGATCCCCGGCAAGAAGatctccatgatctcaaagTACTACGAGACCTTCCCCTACCGACTCAACGAGGAGACTGGCCTGATCGACTACGAAAAGCTGCGCGAGAACGCCCTGCTGTACCGCCCCAAGGTCATCGTAGCAGGAACATCTGCCTATTCCCGCCTTATCGATTATGAGCGCATGCGCGCCATTGCCAATGAGGCTGGTGCTTACCTTCTCTCTGATATGGCTCACGTTTccggtcttgtcgctgctggtgttATCGGAACACCCTTTGATGACTCTGACATCGTCACGACCACCACCCACAAGTCCCTGCGCGGACCTCGCGGCGCCATGATCTTCTACCGCAAGGGCGTGCGAAGCACAgacaagaagggcaagcAGATCATGTACGACCTCGAGGGCCCCATCAACGCGTCCGTCTTCCCCGGCCACCAAGGCGGTCCTCACAACCACACCATCACCGCCCTCGCTGTCGCCCTCAAGCAGGCCCAGACACCTGAGTTCAAGGACTACCAAGAAAAGGTCCTCGCAAACTCccaagccatggccaaccAGCTCACTGACCTCGGCTACTCGCTTGTCTCTGGCGGCACCGACAACCACCTCGTTCTCGTGGACCTCAAGCCCAAGGGTATCGACGGCGCGCGTGTGGAGCGCGTGCTTGAACTCGTTGGCGTAGCGAGTAACAAGAACACCGTGCCTGGTGACCGCTCGGCGCTGAAGCCGGGCGGTCTCCGTCTGGGAACGCCCGCCATGACGACGCGGGGCTTCAACGGCGAGGACTTTAAGCGCGTGGCCGATATTGTTGACCGCGGCGTGAAGATCACTCTGGCGGTTGATAAGGATGCGCGTGCTGCGGCTGAGGCTAAGGGAGCTAAGAACCCAGGTACCGTCAAGAACTTTTTGGAGTTTTTGGGTGATGGATCCAGTGTCAAGGAGATTGCTGCGCTGCGCGATGAGGTTGCTGAGTGGGTTGGAGGATTCCCTCAGCCTTGgctcaagtcatga